A region of the Patescibacteria group bacterium genome:
TATGCCAAGTTGGACAAAATGGAAGACTATATTTATTATTTTGGCTGTCGGCAGGAATATATTTTGAAATATTTCGGGGACGCCAATGCCAAAACCTGCGGAAAATGCGATAACTGCTTAACTGCCGGCGGCTACGAAAGGAAGCGCCAACAGCCGCGGGGAAAAAATCGTGAGGAAAAAATTTCTAAAAATAATTTGGATGACATGGTGGAAAAACCGAGTTCCAAACCGGCCTTGAGCACGAAATTAACCCAGCTGGAAACTTTTGACTTATACAATAAAGGCCTGGCGATTGAGGCTATTGCCGAGGAGCGGAAATTAACCGTTGGCACAATTGTCGGGCATCTTATTTTTTTAATGGAAAAGAAACTAATTAGATTTGAAGAGATTAATAAATTAGTTGACAATAATAAGCAAAAAAAAATAAAAGCCGCTATAGCCAAAGTCGGCGCGGAAAAATTAAACCCAATAAAGGAAATCGTCGGGGAAGAAATCAGCTACGAAGAAATAAAATTAGTTTTAGCAAAAAAGAAAAATTCTTAATTTTTTAGAAATTTAGGGACTTAGTCGCCACAAAGGCGACTAAGTCCCTTATAAATTCAAACTTGACTTTCTGCCAAAATTAACCTAAAATACTATCAGATAACCAAGGGGGATTTATTAATCGCTCTTTTTATTTTTGCTTAAATCTAAAAACAGAAAAGAGGTGAGCCATGCCAAGGGATGCTTACAAGAATGAAGTGATTGACCCGGGTGACCAGGCTTCGCAATTGGCGAAAGAAGTATGCTTTGAGAGCCATAAAAATTGTCCGGCCGTTAGAATTATTGCCCATCAGCCAGGAAATTTCAGGGGGCCGGTTGGTTTTAACTGGCAGCCGCATATCCTAAGAGCGATGGCCGAAGGAACGGAAATTTCCTGGAAACTGCTTGAGGAAATAGAAACTGACGGCGCTGGCGGCAAACCGCAATTTTTCGCTCTTATCGGCACCCCTGAAGTCTTCCACGGTCTGGGGTGGGAAATTATTTGCATGACCGCCGATGATTTCACCCGGTCCGGAAGATTCCCGACTATCATGAATAACACCATTGACACCAAGAGGGTAGTAGAAAAAAATTTCCATCTAGTAAAGGCCTTGTTCGAAGGCTTTGGGGAAGCTTTGCGAATAGCCGGTTTAGTTAATATTACCGGTGAATTCGCTATTATGAAACACAGTGTGACCGCTTTTTGCGACACCGACGAAGATGGCCAGTTAATCCTTAACTGGAGCGCGTCTTGCTTGGGCCTCTGCCATCATGACAGACTTATAGACGGCTCTAAAATCAAACCGGGTATGCCGATTATCGGGTTTGAAGAAAATGGCTATCGGTGCAACGGCGGTACTTTTTTCACTAATCTTATCCTCGCCCATTGGGGCCCGGATATAAAAAAAATTTTGGGAAACCAAACCGCCATTGAGTTTACCCGGAAACTGACTGTTCCTTCGGTCTATTACGGGAAAACCTTAATAAGGGTGAATGGTTGGAATCCCGACGGCAGTATCGCAGATCCGATCGTAAACATGGCTGGTATTGCCCACATCACCGGCGGAGGAATTTGGGGCAAATTCCGGGAACTTTTGCCGGAAGGTGTTGGGGCGAATCTGAACACAATGCCAAAACCTCCGGAAATTTTGCGGGAAGCGCAAGAGCTGTCGTTGAGTCATAAGGGATTAGAGTTATCCGATCTTCAGGCCCATGGCACTTTTCACGGCGGTTGCGGAATGATCGTGGTTTGCGCCTCGGAAAAGGACGCTGACACTCTCATCGAAGAGGCCGCCAAAGACGGAATTCGAGCCAACAGAATTGGCGAAACTACTGAGTCGCCAATGCGAGAAGTTATAATCAACTCACAATTCAAAGAAGGCCGAATTCTTTCATCAAACGAACTGTAATTTACGGAACAAAAAAGAGGGCGGACTTGTTTTTCCGCCCTTTTCTTTTTACCTGAAAAATGATAGTTTTAAATCAGACAACTTTTATTAATCTCCCGATTTACGCGTTCTTTCGCGCTGGTCCGTATAAGTCCGCGAAAATTCGCATAAGTCAATGTCCGATATGGATAAGCAAACCCAAAAAAATCTGCTAAATCTGGTCAAAGCTAACTACGAGGAAATTTCTGGCCAATTTAACCAAACCCGAAAAAAATATTTATGGCCGGAACTAATTAAGTTAACGGAAAAAATTAAAACCGGGGATAAAATTTTAGATGTGGGTTGCGGCAACGGCCGCTTGCTGGAAGCGTTTAAAAATAAAAGGATTGACTACTTGGGGATTGACTCTAGTGAAAATCTTATAGAACACGCCAAAAAACTTCATCCTAAAAATAAATTTATTGTCGGTGATATTTTGGATTTAGGCAAAATCCCGGAAATAAACTTTGATTATGTTTTCTCCATTGCCCTTTTTCATCATCTCCCCGGTGATGATTTACGGATCGCCGCCTTAAGGCAGTTGAAAAATAAAGTGGGCGAAGAGGGAAAAATAATCATTGCGGTCTGGAATCTATGGAGCCAGGCGAAATTCAGAAAATTAATTTTTAAATTCACTTTGCTCAAAATAATTAAAAAAAATCTGCCCGCGGGCAGAATGGATTTTGGCGATATTTTGTTTGACTGGAAAAGTCCGGATGGCAAGGCCCAAAGCCGACGCTACTACCATGCTTTCACAAAAATGGAATTAAGAAAAATCATAAAAAAAGCTGGTTTAAAAATTGAAAAACTATACAAAGATAAATATAATTATTACGCGATTTTAAAAAAATAATTTAATTTAATGGCTCTTTCAACAACGGGAGGTATAATATGAAAGTTTTGGTCATCGGTTT
Encoded here:
- a CDS encoding AIR synthase-related protein, coding for MPRDAYKNEVIDPGDQASQLAKEVCFESHKNCPAVRIIAHQPGNFRGPVGFNWQPHILRAMAEGTEISWKLLEEIETDGAGGKPQFFALIGTPEVFHGLGWEIICMTADDFTRSGRFPTIMNNTIDTKRVVEKNFHLVKALFEGFGEALRIAGLVNITGEFAIMKHSVTAFCDTDEDGQLILNWSASCLGLCHHDRLIDGSKIKPGMPIIGFEENGYRCNGGTFFTNLILAHWGPDIKKILGNQTAIEFTRKLTVPSVYYGKTLIRVNGWNPDGSIADPIVNMAGIAHITGGGIWGKFRELLPEGVGANLNTMPKPPEILREAQELSLSHKGLELSDLQAHGTFHGGCGMIVVCASEKDADTLIEEAAKDGIRANRIGETTESPMREVIINSQFKEGRILSSNEL
- a CDS encoding methyltransferase domain-containing protein, whose product is MDKQTQKNLLNLVKANYEEISGQFNQTRKKYLWPELIKLTEKIKTGDKILDVGCGNGRLLEAFKNKRIDYLGIDSSENLIEHAKKLHPKNKFIVGDILDLGKIPEINFDYVFSIALFHHLPGDDLRIAALRQLKNKVGEEGKIIIAVWNLWSQAKFRKLIFKFTLLKIIKKNLPAGRMDFGDILFDWKSPDGKAQSRRYYHAFTKMELRKIIKKAGLKIEKLYKDKYNYYAILKK